CAGCCTGTTTGAGATTGACGAAGGCAAGGCGCAAAAATTTTTGCAGGAATACGAATCAATAATGGGGGGCAGGGGAGGCAAATTCCTCAAGCATCTTAAGGGTTGATTGGTTGCTGCAAAAAGGGTTTGGAAACATCAAGATAAAATCATTGTATGGCAGCCCTAAGGTCATGTCCGAGCAAATTGCCAGCTTCCCAAATGCAAAGGCATTCAGGTTTTGCTCGAGGCCTTGCGCGTCTATCCTCGCATTTCTTCTTTCACGAACAAGTGCCAAAACCATATTCTTTTCCGCATCTGCATACTCAAGGGTAAGGGGCAGGGTAATCGAATCCCTGAAAAAAACCGGCATACGTATTGTTGTCACCCACGACACCCCAGGTAGAAAGCGAGGGTCAAAGGAGCAGGCATTCAGGCTTGCAAAAAAGCTTGTGAAGAAAGGCAGAAGCGTTGCACACGCATGCAAAAAAGCAGCCATCCCGAGAAGAACCTATTATTATTTGCTGAAAATTGAAAAAGGGCGGTTGAAAATTTAGCCTTTATCTGGCAACTTCATCTCTGATAATCCCTGCCGCCAACTTTGCCCCGTCAAAACTTTGCGCAAACCTGCGCAACAATGCGGATTCCTGGCCTTTTTTCAGAGCACTTTGAAAGGCGAATTCTAGGGTCTTTTTGTTAACAAACCCGGGCTCAAGCCTCTCACCAAGGCCAAGGGCCGCAATTTGCCCAAGGTTTGCCTCGCGCTCAGCGTAGCCCCCAAGGGCAATGCCTACAATCGCCTTGCCTGAAATAATGCACTCCATCAAAGTCGTGTGGCCGCCGTGAGTGATTATTATGCCGGCTGCACTTGCCATCTGCTCAAAATCCTCTTTCAACTCCAGGTTTTTGTATCTTGACGCCAATGCCTTGCTTGCGGTTTGCATTTTCAGGCCTGTTTGCCCAAGCTCGTCAAGTATGCCCCCGTCCTCCTCTCCGCCAAACGCAATTGCCTTTTTGCTGCTGCTGCCTTTTGGGTATCTATTGGCAATACCCCCGACAAACCTGAATTTTTCCCTCTTCCCATGAAAATCCAGGTTTTTGAGGCAAATGGAATAGGGCGGGGGCAAATCTGGGACAATTACGACTTTTGGGATTTGGGCAACCTGCCTTCCCAGGTATCTGGCAGATTTTTTTACCATTGTGAATGCCGGGAAATTTGAAAAGTCCGTCTGGTTTGCAAGGTAGGCCACGTTTTTAATTCCGGCAAGTTTGGATGCAACAAGTGCTGAAACGCTTGAGTCAATAAGAACCGCTTTTGGCCTGTCGCGGCGAAATTGCCTGTGCAGTTTTGAAATTACGGGAAAATTCACTTTCATGATATAGTCAAATGCGCTTGCCTCAATATCTATGTTCTTTTTGCCAAACCTGAGCGAAAAGTCGATGCCAAGGTTCTTTGTCTCAAAGCCCCCCTGCCTTGAAACATCGGCTGCCTTGCCGTATGTAATTATCTCCACTTCATCTGTTTTTTCAAGCTCCCTTGCAATTCGCATGCAGCGGCGGATGTGCCCAAAGCCAATCCCTTCTGCAACAATGGAAATCATGCAACGACCTGGCGCAACAGGCAGACTCTAGCCATGTCGCAGTTCTACTTTCCTGATTATATTTTTAAATGTGCACTTCGAAATGAAAAACCTTGGCTTCAAGGCCCCAGGCGGGTGAAATTTGCGGCCAATAATTTAGTTATCCAATGCCTCGGTAGCTCAGGTTGGTAGAGCGACTGACTGTTAAAGCCTCTCTTTGATGAACTCAGGTTTTCCGGCCCATGCCGCGTTTAAGGAGGTTGCTGCAAATCAGTAGGTCGAAGGTTCAAATCCTTCCCGGGGCGCAAAGCTCTTTTCTTAAATTCCGCTCTGTTTAAAATTAGGTGTTATGTTTTTGCAATGCAGCCGCGATTAGCTGGACTCGGTGAAGAAGTTCCTCAAACATCATTGCGCGAATCAAACTTAACCCATGCGCGTGTTTTAGAGGTTATCTTCTTCGCAGCGCAGACAGCTTAACAAGCAAGGGTTCCGTGCGGCGAGATTAAGTCCAGACACCACACCAATGGCCGACTACTTGACAGAGGCTGCCAGCTTACGCGTCATTTTCAAGACAACCGAATTGTCTCAATCCGGCTGCATTGCTTATTTTTATTTGCTTTTCCTCTATATAATACTTGCTTCTATAGTCGTATTAAATCAACTAACAAGTACAAAATTTTACATATTGATGCACTAAGAACTTTGATTAAACGCACAGTGCCAAAGACGACTATTGCCCGCATTCATCTGAATCTTAGCCCAGTTACAGCTTCTAAAAGCCCAGCAAGTTTTACATACTCCTTCCGTGTCTTCTCATCAGTGCCATTTGCACCTGCGATTTTTTCCGTAATTTTCTCAAAAGCCTTCAGGGCCAAGTGAACCATCAAGTCGTCGTCCAAAAGCCTGTTGATGCGGGCTTTTCCCAGGCTCAGGGCATTGCGCATGTCGGCATTTCCCATCTGTTCAAAACATCTCTTTACGCGATGCACCAATTCCAGTCTTCGTTCCGCATTTCTTTTTGCGGCCCTAAAATCAAAATCCTGCTTTTGCCTGTAGTGCTTTTGAAGGTAGTAATACCTCAAATCCTGCGGGCTTAATCCTCTGTCCTCAAGGTCTTTGAGATAGTAGACATTCCCAATGCTTTTTGACATTTTTTTCTTGTTGACTGTAAGGTGCTTGACATGGAACCAGTACCTGACAAAACCCCTGCCGGCAATCACTTCCGACTGGGCAATCTCGTTTTCATGGTGCGGGAATATGTTGTCAACTCCCCCTGCATGAATGTCTATGGACTTGCCAAGAAACTTGTACGCTATTGCGCTGCAGTATGCGTGCGTTCCTGGCCTTCCCTGCCCCCAGGGGGATTTCCATTTCAGCTTCCCATCACTTCTTGCCGCCTTTTTCCAGATGGCAAAATCATACCTGCCTTGTGCAGAATAATCGTCCGAGAGCCTGACTCCTTTTTTTTGTTTGCCGGCTTTGCCAAGCTTTGCAAGCCTGCCAAAATTTTCCGCCTTTGAAATCCTGAAAACCAGGTTTCCCCTGCCATCTTCATAGACGGCTCCCTTTTTCTCAAGCTTTCTTGCCCATGTTATAATCCACGGAATTGATTTTTTGAACCTGACAATATGCCCTGGCCTTCCAATTCCAATTCTGTCCATGTCCTGCTTGAATTTTCGAATTTTTGGCATTATGAATTTCTCAAAATCGGTTGTTGCGTGCTGCGAATTGAACGCGGCAATCGCCTTGTCCTCCATGTCAGAAATAGGCATGGCGTGAACTACTTTCAAGCCCCTCAAAAAAAGCAATCTTTTGAGCAAATCCTCCCAAAAAAAAGTCCTCAGGTTGCCTATGTGGGCAAAATTGTAAACCGACGGCCCGCATGTATAGTATAATACCTTGCCTGGTTTTTTCGGCACAAATGCCTCTTTTTTGCCTGAAAGCGTATTATACAGCTTGAGCATTGTCCCTACCAGGGCCATTTATTGTCCGGAAAGATTTATATTCAGTGCAAATCAACTACTTTTGCTGGTGAGACAAAATGGCAAAAGCAAGAAAGGCTGCAAATCCTAGTAACACAAGGCTTGACCCAATGGCATTTGGAGTCGCATTTGGTGTTTTGGATGCACTTGCAATGTTTTTCATAGCCATTTTCGGCATATTTGGCTTCGGGCTTGGCATGACTAGCATGATGTCAAGCATTTATCCAGGCTACGGCCCCCATTTCATTGGGGCCGCGATTGGGCTTTTTCTGGGCCTTGTCGCAGGATTTGTATTTGGCTATCTGGCAGCAGTCATCTACAATTATCTTATTGCAAAAGGGCTTTGAATTTCTGGCCGCTACGGTTTTACACTGACAAAAAGCTGCATGCAGACATTGTGGCCCCAATCAAAGGGTTATCGGAATTAGGAT
This genomic stretch from Candidatus Parvarchaeota archaeon harbors:
- a CDS encoding class I tRNA ligase family protein is translated as MALVGTMLKLYNTLSGKKEAFVPKKPGKVLYYTCGPSVYNFAHIGNLRTFFWEDLLKRLLFLRGLKVVHAMPISDMEDKAIAAFNSQHATTDFEKFIMPKIRKFKQDMDRIGIGRPGHIVRFKKSIPWIITWARKLEKKGAVYEDGRGNLVFRISKAENFGRLAKLGKAGKQKKGVRLSDDYSAQGRYDFAIWKKAARSDGKLKWKSPWGQGRPGTHAYCSAIAYKFLGKSIDIHAGGVDNIFPHHENEIAQSEVIAGRGFVRYWFHVKHLTVNKKKMSKSIGNVYYLKDLEDRGLSPQDLRYYYLQKHYRQKQDFDFRAAKRNAERRLELVHRVKRCFEQMGNADMRNALSLGKARINRLLDDDLMVHLALKAFEKITEKIAGANGTDEKTRKEYVKLAGLLEAVTGLRFR